A single genomic interval of Polynucleobacter necessarius harbors:
- a CDS encoding YajQ family cyclic di-GMP-binding protein encodes MSSFDVVCEPDMVELKNAIEQSNKEISNRFDFKGSDSRVEQKDEALILFGDDDFKLGQVRDVLINKMAKRNVDMRYLKDDKTETIGGDKRKQTMKIQKGITSELAKKVVRIIKDSKIKVQASIQGDAVRVTGGKRDDLQETMALLKKEVTEAPLGFNNFRD; translated from the coding sequence ATGTCATCATTTGACGTTGTATGTGAGCCCGATATGGTTGAGCTCAAAAATGCGATTGAGCAATCCAATAAAGAAATCAGCAACCGCTTTGACTTCAAAGGGTCAGATAGTCGCGTAGAGCAAAAAGATGAAGCGCTCATTTTGTTTGGTGACGATGACTTTAAGTTAGGTCAAGTTCGCGATGTGCTGATTAATAAGATGGCCAAACGTAATGTGGATATGCGTTATCTCAAGGATGACAAAACTGAAACCATTGGTGGTGATAAGCGCAAGCAGACCATGAAGATTCAAAAAGGTATTACTTCTGAGTTGGCAAAAAAAGTCGTACGCATCATTAAAGACAGCAAGATCAAAGTGCAGGCCAGTATTCAGGGTGATGCGGTGCGTGTCACTGGCGGTAAGCGTGATGACTTGCAAGAGACAATGGCCCTCCTTAAAAAAGAAGTGACAGAGGCGCCGCTAGGCTTTAATAATTTCCGTGACTAA
- a CDS encoding DegT/DnrJ/EryC1/StrS family aminotransferase — translation MKMKYPLATATWDSAEYQALQDVISGGMFTMGPKVAQFEKDVASYIGSKYAVMVNSGSSANLLMVAALIYTKNSKLQLKPGDEVIVPAVSWSTTYYPLYQYGLKLKFVDIDLHTLNYDLDQLSAAVSSNTKAIMAVNLLGNPNDFSKIYQIIGNRQIVLIEDNCESLGAQFEGKMAGTFGVMGAFSSFFSHHISTMEGGLIVTDNEELYHVLVSLRAHGWTRNLPKENHVCGTKSDDPFEASFRFVLPGYNVRPLEMSGLLELSRLKSALS, via the coding sequence ATGAAGATGAAATACCCTTTAGCAACTGCAACCTGGGATTCAGCGGAGTATCAGGCTTTACAAGATGTCATTTCTGGCGGCATGTTTACCATGGGTCCTAAGGTCGCTCAATTTGAGAAAGATGTTGCAAGTTATATTGGCAGTAAATATGCGGTGATGGTTAACTCTGGATCATCGGCAAATTTGCTGATGGTGGCTGCGTTAATTTATACAAAAAATTCAAAACTGCAGCTCAAGCCGGGTGATGAGGTCATTGTGCCCGCCGTTTCCTGGAGCACCACTTACTATCCTTTGTATCAGTATGGGCTAAAGCTAAAGTTTGTTGATATCGACTTGCATACCCTCAATTACGATCTTGATCAATTAAGTGCTGCAGTGAGCTCTAATACAAAAGCAATCATGGCGGTAAATTTACTTGGTAATCCAAATGATTTCTCGAAAATTTATCAAATTATTGGCAATCGTCAAATTGTTTTAATTGAAGATAATTGCGAATCCTTGGGAGCTCAGTTTGAAGGCAAGATGGCTGGCACTTTTGGTGTGATGGGGGCATTTAGTAGTTTTTTCTCTCATCATATTTCCACCATGGAGGGTGGATTAATTGTCACGGATAATGAAGAGCTGTACCACGTACTTGTATCCCTGCGTGCACATGGTTGGACGCGTAATTTACCTAAAGAAAACCACGTCTGTGGCACCAAAAGTGATGATCCTTTTGAAGCATCATTTAGATTTGTATTGCCTGGGTATAACGTGCGCCCTCTAGAGATGTCGGGGCTCTTGGAATTGAGCAGGTTAAAAAGCGCCCTAAGTTAA
- a CDS encoding glycosyltransferase family 2 protein — protein sequence MPNPSPLITVAMPVYNGEKYLSDAVQSILSKTITDFEFLIIDDGSIDGSREMLRVFAARDSSIKLIERNNRGFSDTVNEIATLAMGRWFARMDQDDIALLNRFERQIHWLTQESADICGT from the coding sequence ATGCCAAATCCATCTCCACTCATTACCGTTGCCATGCCGGTTTATAACGGAGAGAAGTATTTATCAGATGCAGTGCAGTCTATTCTTAGTAAAACTATTACAGACTTTGAGTTCTTAATTATTGATGATGGATCAATAGATGGATCGCGCGAGATGCTAAGGGTGTTCGCAGCCAGGGACTCTAGCATTAAATTAATTGAAAGAAATAATCGAGGATTTTCAGATACCGTCAATGAAATTGCCACTCTCGCAATGGGCCGTTGGTTTGCAAGAATGGATCAAGATGACATAGCCTTGCTCAATCGATTTGAGCGTCAAATACATTGGCTTACCCAGGAATCTGCTGATATTTGTGGCACGTAG
- a CDS encoding MAPEG family protein produces the protein MTIAYACVLFMGLLPYVAAGMAKKGFEGYDNAMPRQWLAKQTGFRVRDNAAQANLFESLPLFFSAVIIAQIANAPQDRIDWFAMGFVLARIACLVCYIANWPTTRSIVWLFGMIFAVSLLFQI, from the coding sequence ATGACTATTGCCTACGCTTGTGTACTTTTTATGGGTCTTTTGCCTTATGTGGCAGCAGGCATGGCTAAAAAAGGTTTTGAGGGTTACGACAATGCGATGCCAAGACAATGGCTGGCCAAACAAACTGGCTTTAGGGTGCGAGACAACGCGGCTCAAGCCAATCTATTCGAGTCATTACCCCTTTTCTTTTCTGCTGTAATCATTGCGCAAATTGCCAATGCCCCACAAGACAGAATTGACTGGTTTGCAATGGGGTTTGTACTTGCGCGCATTGCTTGCCTTGTTTGCTATATCGCCAATTGGCCCACCACTAGATCAATTGTTTGGTTATTTGGGATGATTTTTGCAGTAAGTTTGTTGTTTCAGATCTAA
- a CDS encoding mannose-1-phosphate guanylyltransferase/mannose-6-phosphate isomerase produces the protein MTLVFPIILCGGSGARLWPLSRSGFPKQFLGLSVDGSSQSLFQQAVGRINSVATPDIQIGNTLVVTNEDHRFLILDQLRELTSIHATLLLEPVGRNTAPALSMAALCAQQLSNGVDPILVITPADQTIHNQSAFTKALQDCIHSVEDAPNAIAILGITPTAPETGYGYIQRNDHKDANNAYEVKRFVEKPDGKMAQTYLSEGFYLWNSGMFVLKASTWLSSLKEFRPDIADASEKAWQTKSEDSSGGASFIRPGKAEFEAILSESIDYAVIEKCPQSRFPVKMVELNAGWSDLGAWDAVWQVGNQDINGNVTSGDTLLANTKNSLVYANSRLVSAVGVENLVIVETADAVLIANRNNSQDVKNIVSQLEAQGREEKNLHRKVARPWGWYDSLDEGERFKVKRIQVKPGASLSLQMHHHRAEHWIVVKGVAEITNGDQVITLKENQSTYIPQGQSHRLANRGTEPLEIIEVQSGSYLGEDDIVRFEDSYGRN, from the coding sequence ATGACCCTAGTGTTCCCAATTATTCTTTGCGGTGGTTCGGGTGCGCGACTTTGGCCTTTATCTCGCTCAGGCTTTCCGAAGCAATTTTTGGGGTTATCTGTGGATGGCTCATCCCAAAGTCTTTTTCAGCAGGCGGTAGGGCGCATTAACTCCGTTGCGACCCCAGATATTCAAATTGGCAACACACTAGTAGTAACGAATGAAGATCACCGATTCTTAATTCTGGATCAATTGCGAGAATTGACATCAATTCATGCAACTTTATTGCTTGAACCAGTTGGGCGCAATACAGCGCCTGCTTTAAGTATGGCGGCGCTATGTGCACAGCAATTATCAAATGGTGTAGATCCTATTTTGGTTATTACCCCTGCAGATCAAACTATTCACAATCAAAGTGCTTTTACTAAGGCGCTGCAAGACTGTATTCATTCCGTAGAAGACGCACCGAATGCAATCGCTATCTTAGGCATCACGCCAACTGCACCAGAAACTGGCTATGGATATATTCAGCGCAACGATCACAAAGATGCAAATAATGCCTACGAGGTGAAGCGTTTCGTAGAGAAGCCAGATGGGAAGATGGCGCAGACTTATTTGTCTGAAGGTTTCTATCTTTGGAATAGCGGTATGTTTGTTTTAAAAGCAAGCACTTGGTTATCCAGCCTTAAAGAATTTCGTCCAGATATTGCAGACGCTTCGGAAAAAGCATGGCAAACAAAATCAGAAGATTCTTCCGGTGGAGCAAGCTTTATTCGCCCAGGAAAAGCTGAGTTCGAAGCCATTCTAAGTGAATCAATTGACTATGCGGTCATTGAGAAGTGCCCGCAATCCCGTTTCCCAGTCAAGATGGTTGAATTGAACGCTGGTTGGAGTGATCTTGGTGCATGGGATGCGGTCTGGCAGGTTGGTAATCAAGATATCAATGGCAATGTCACTAGTGGCGATACCTTGCTTGCTAATACTAAAAATTCATTGGTGTATGCTAACAGCCGTTTAGTGAGTGCTGTTGGCGTTGAAAATTTAGTCATTGTAGAAACTGCTGACGCTGTACTTATTGCGAACCGTAACAATAGCCAAGATGTTAAAAATATCGTTAGTCAACTAGAAGCCCAGGGGCGTGAAGAGAAGAATTTACATCGCAAAGTAGCAAGACCTTGGGGGTGGTATGACAGCTTGGATGAAGGCGAGCGCTTTAAGGTCAAGCGAATTCAGGTAAAACCAGGTGCGAGCCTCTCGTTGCAAATGCATCATCACCGCGCAGAGCATTGGATTGTTGTTAAGGGTGTTGCAGAAATTACTAACGGTGATCAAGTGATTACCCTCAAAGAAAATCAAAGCACCTATATCCCTCAAGGGCAATCTCACCGTCTGGCAAATCGGGGTACAGAGCCCCTAGAAATTATTGAGGTGCAATCTGGTAGCTACTTGGGCGAAGACGATATAGTTCGTTTTGAAGATAGCTACGGCAGAAATTAA
- a CDS encoding HPP family protein, producing MASFGASALLVFALPGSPMAQPLAVIAGNTLSALVGISVLHLVGEPLLALPLAATLSILGMFILRCLHPPAAAVSLIVVLSHAMHYRYAFFPVMIDSVLLILAGAAYSNLTGKIYPNRPSR from the coding sequence ATGGCTTCCTTTGGTGCTAGCGCTTTGCTTGTTTTTGCGTTGCCTGGAAGTCCCATGGCTCAGCCTTTGGCGGTTATCGCCGGCAATACCTTATCAGCCCTAGTGGGGATTTCGGTGCTGCATCTGGTTGGTGAGCCGCTTTTGGCTTTGCCTTTGGCTGCCACCCTATCTATCTTGGGGATGTTTATATTGCGCTGCTTGCACCCACCTGCAGCCGCAGTTTCTTTAATAGTGGTGCTGAGCCATGCAATGCACTATCGGTATGCCTTTTTTCCAGTAATGATTGATTCAGTATTGCTGATTTTGGCTGGGGCAGCCTATAGCAATTTAACGGGCAAAATCTACCCCAATAGACCATCTAGATAG
- the plsY gene encoding glycerol-3-phosphate 1-O-acyltransferase PlsY codes for MKLTLDLLLIPIAYIVGSISFAVVVSKCIRLPDPHSYGSGNPGATNVLRTGNKLAAVLTLIGDALKGYFAVMLARVILGDASLTSTLNSWLLCGVVLAVFFGHLFPVFHGFKGGKGVATACGILFGINWILGLATLSTWIIVAMFMRYSSLAALAAAIVGPIYFVFLFGFQPMGIALLVVCLLLIWRHRSNIQNLLNGTESRIGSKKSPK; via the coding sequence ATGAAATTGACTCTCGATCTCTTGCTCATCCCGATTGCCTACATCGTAGGGTCTATCTCTTTTGCGGTAGTGGTGAGTAAGTGCATACGCTTGCCCGATCCTCACTCTTATGGTTCTGGTAATCCGGGCGCAACCAATGTGCTGCGGACTGGTAATAAGTTGGCTGCTGTGCTGACTTTGATCGGCGATGCGCTCAAGGGTTACTTTGCAGTAATGCTCGCACGCGTTATCTTGGGTGATGCATCCTTAACCTCGACATTAAATTCTTGGTTACTTTGTGGGGTGGTATTGGCTGTTTTTTTTGGACATCTCTTTCCCGTATTCCATGGCTTTAAGGGTGGCAAAGGTGTTGCTACCGCATGCGGGATTTTGTTTGGCATTAATTGGATATTGGGATTGGCGACATTGAGTACATGGATTATTGTGGCAATGTTTATGCGCTATTCATCGTTAGCCGCATTAGCTGCTGCCATCGTTGGCCCCATCTATTTTGTATTCTTATTTGGCTTTCAGCCAATGGGCATAGCACTCTTGGTGGTGTGCCTTCTTTTAATATGGCGCCATCGCAGCAATATTCAGAATTTACTCAATGGCACTGAGAGTCGTATTGGCTCTAAAAAATCGCCCAAATAA
- a CDS encoding carbamoyltransferase C-terminal domain-containing protein, which translates to MLSKNDRTVSLGYLFSETTAYLCMKPNEHEFKLMGMAPYADSDQLDRLVKELKLLLWIDGGGQFASSVNAHNLLPQLMRIYAFERFDVISGAIQKVAESLICEWAAYWSNKTGTSSIAVSGGVFMNVKAVKRLAGSSFIHDLFVVPSASDESLLISAFAILNRSRQVKLQPISDLYLGQSFSDDYVEKMISREGLAKEFEIIRFSSDDVAEFVGDLLAKNEIVARCAGVEEWGARVLGNRSILCNPSNFQNIERLNSKIKCRDFWIPFIPSILSEHLHRYAVNPKKINATYNGYHV; encoded by the coding sequence GTGCTCTCAAAAAATGATCGCACGGTTTCTTTGGGCTACTTATTTTCAGAAACTACAGCCTATCTTTGCATGAAGCCAAATGAGCATGAGTTTAAATTGATGGGGATGGCGCCGTATGCCGATTCAGATCAACTTGATAGACTGGTGAAAGAGTTGAAGTTGCTTCTTTGGATTGATGGAGGTGGACAATTTGCAAGCAGTGTAAATGCGCACAATTTACTTCCGCAATTGATGCGAATTTATGCATTTGAGCGATTTGATGTTATTTCAGGGGCAATCCAAAAAGTCGCAGAAAGCCTGATTTGCGAGTGGGCTGCCTATTGGTCAAATAAGACGGGTACATCTAGCATCGCCGTATCGGGTGGAGTATTTATGAACGTTAAGGCGGTTAAGCGACTTGCTGGAAGTTCATTTATTCATGATCTTTTTGTTGTGCCAAGCGCATCAGATGAATCTTTGCTAATTAGTGCATTCGCCATATTAAACAGAAGTCGCCAAGTAAAGCTACAGCCCATTTCCGATTTGTATTTGGGGCAAAGTTTTTCGGATGACTATGTAGAGAAAATGATTTCTAGAGAGGGCTTGGCTAAAGAATTTGAAATCATAAGATTCTCTTCGGATGATGTGGCAGAATTTGTAGGGGATTTGCTTGCGAAAAATGAAATTGTTGCTAGATGTGCTGGAGTTGAGGAGTGGGGTGCTAGAGTTCTTGGGAATCGCTCAATTTTATGCAATCCCTCTAATTTTCAAAATATTGAGCGTTTAAATAGCAAAATTAAGTGTCGAGATTTTTGGATACCATTTATCCCAAGTATTTTATCTGAGCACCTGCATCGTTATGCGGTTAATCCAAAAAAGATCAATGCTACATATAATGGCTATCACGTTTGA
- the xerD gene encoding site-specific tyrosine recombinase XerD produces MSVTNVAPAIATASQEAIERFCDACWLEDGCAQNSLVAYRRDLLLLAQWLYKESGGDLYGVTEKDLTAYIAHRRADKATTANRRLTVFKRFYRHALRMNLVKSDPCMGLRAAKQALRFPKTLSEDQVTTLLNAPDIETPLGLRDRTMLELMYASGLRVSEIVSLKTVALGLNEGVVRVINGKGGKERLVPFGGEAGQWLRKYLAEARTPLLEGKTSDAVFIGRHTGTGLTRQAFWALIKRYATVANIPVALSPHTLRHAFATHLLNHGADLRVVQLLLGHADISTTQIYTNVARERLKSIHQQHHPRGS; encoded by the coding sequence ATTTCCGTGACTAATGTTGCGCCAGCAATAGCCACAGCAAGCCAAGAAGCCATTGAGCGCTTCTGCGATGCTTGCTGGCTGGAAGATGGCTGTGCTCAAAACAGTCTGGTCGCATACCGCAGAGACTTATTGTTATTAGCCCAGTGGCTTTATAAGGAATCTGGAGGCGATCTCTACGGAGTCACTGAAAAAGATCTGACTGCGTATATTGCCCATCGCAGGGCTGATAAGGCAACCACTGCCAATCGTCGCTTGACTGTTTTCAAGCGCTTTTACCGGCATGCACTACGTATGAACTTGGTAAAAAGTGATCCCTGTATGGGTTTGCGTGCCGCAAAGCAAGCGCTGCGTTTTCCAAAGACGCTGAGCGAAGATCAGGTAACGACATTGCTGAATGCACCCGATATTGAAACGCCTTTAGGTTTGCGCGATCGCACGATGTTGGAGTTGATGTATGCCAGTGGTTTGCGTGTATCAGAAATTGTTTCCTTGAAAACAGTCGCACTGGGTTTGAATGAAGGTGTAGTGAGAGTCATCAACGGCAAAGGCGGAAAAGAGCGCTTGGTGCCGTTTGGTGGTGAAGCGGGACAGTGGCTTAGAAAGTATTTGGCCGAAGCGCGTACCCCTTTGTTGGAAGGCAAAACATCGGATGCGGTATTTATTGGGCGGCATACCGGTACTGGTTTAACTAGGCAGGCGTTTTGGGCGCTCATAAAGCGTTATGCCACGGTAGCCAATATTCCGGTTGCGTTATCACCGCATACGCTGAGACATGCATTTGCCACCCATTTACTTAATCATGGGGCGGATTTAAGGGTGGTACAGCTGCTTTTAGGGCATGCGGATATCTCTACTACCCAAATTTATACCAACGTGGCCAGAGAAAGACTTAAATCGATCCATCAACAGCACCATCCCCGTGGCTCATAA
- a CDS encoding high-potential iron-sulfur protein, with amino-acid sequence MKNSRRQFMILSAAGACTLALNGKVQAQAMVAETDPQAAALGYKADASKVDKAKYAKYAAGQQCDNCSLYQGKPGSAAGGCSLFAGKQVAGKGWCSAYAKKA; translated from the coding sequence ATGAAAAATAGTCGTCGCCAATTTATGATTTTGTCTGCTGCTGGTGCTTGTACATTGGCATTGAACGGTAAAGTTCAAGCTCAAGCCATGGTTGCTGAAACCGATCCGCAAGCTGCTGCATTGGGTTACAAGGCTGATGCCTCTAAAGTAGATAAAGCGAAATACGCTAAATACGCAGCTGGTCAACAGTGCGACAACTGTTCCCTCTACCAAGGCAAGCCTGGTTCTGCCGCTGGCGGTTGCTCATTGTTTGCTGGCAAGCAAGTTGCTGGTAAAGGTTGGTGCTCTGCTTACGCTAAAAAGGCTTAA
- a CDS encoding NAD-dependent epimerase/dehydratase family protein produces the protein MWHTPWIFLVENIDIGRNVILASRDAGVKKVLNLSSSCMYPRNAANPLTEDLILKGELEPTNEGYALAKIFAMRLCEYIQKEDSSFQYKTLISCNLFGRFDKFDPRHSHLIPAIIHKIHLAKVNNENTVEIWGDGNARREFMYAGDLADAIFKAITSFDMLPSLMNVGLGGDYQSMTTIRL, from the coding sequence ATGTGGCACACCCCGTGGATTTTTTTGGTTGAAAATATTGATATCGGAAGAAACGTTATTTTGGCATCTCGCGATGCTGGAGTAAAAAAAGTATTGAATCTTTCAAGTTCATGCATGTACCCACGTAATGCGGCAAACCCATTAACGGAAGATCTAATCTTGAAGGGTGAGCTTGAGCCTACCAATGAAGGGTATGCGCTAGCAAAGATATTTGCGATGCGTCTTTGTGAATATATCCAAAAAGAAGATAGCTCATTTCAATATAAAACCTTGATTTCTTGTAATTTGTTTGGCCGCTTTGATAAGTTTGATCCAAGACACTCACATTTAATCCCTGCCATTATTCATAAGATTCACTTGGCTAAGGTGAATAATGAAAATACTGTTGAAATTTGGGGGGATGGAAACGCTCGTCGAGAATTTATGTATGCGGGTGATTTGGCTGATGCTATCTTCAAGGCAATTACTTCTTTTGATATGCTCCCTAGCCTCATGAATGTGGGTTTAGGGGGTGATTATCAATCAATGACTACTATCAGGCTGTAG
- a CDS encoding NAD-dependent epimerase/dehydratase family protein, producing the protein MSNKPLVLLTGGRGMVGRNILEHPMAQHYSFVSPTSNELDLRDFLSVKSFFDKTAPEFVIHAAGRVGGIQANVAHPVDFFG; encoded by the coding sequence ATGAGTAATAAGCCGTTGGTCTTGCTTACTGGTGGTCGTGGAATGGTTGGCCGGAATATTCTTGAGCATCCAATGGCGCAGCATTACTCTTTTGTTTCACCGACAAGCAACGAGTTAGATCTCCGCGACTTTTTGAGTGTTAAAAGCTTTTTTGATAAAACAGCCCCTGAGTTTGTGATACATGCTGCTGGTCGTGTTGGGGGCATTCAGGCCAATGTGGCACACCCCGTGGATTTTTTTGGTTGA
- a CDS encoding alpha-1,2-fucosyltransferase, translating into MPPVDPLRLSGSANLKLIYLIFVGYWLHQGFELEKVFNCQINLATNKDLINMLGFQGYQNIRTLLSRASFSWLRVNEFIVEPHFEYWPELSSSPKNSYIRGYWQSDKYFLDVANELRADFAFKNPMTSVNLELAKKIEGENSVSLHIRRGDYVQNPKANAVHGTCTLNYYSEAIRLMMDEVGKPHIFIFSDEIDLVRKNLSIPTPHTFVYQNIGADSDRDMQLMSICKHNIIANSSFSWCGTWLNAHSNKVVISPKQWFHNGNDIKDLIPSQWRSI; encoded by the coding sequence ATGCCGCCGGTCGATCCATTGCGATTAAGCGGAAGTGCGAACTTAAAGTTGATATATCTGATTTTTGTGGGGTACTGGCTGCACCAGGGTTTTGAGTTGGAGAAGGTATTCAACTGCCAAATTAATTTGGCTACCAATAAAGATTTGATAAATATGCTTGGATTTCAGGGTTATCAAAATATTAGAACACTTCTATCTCGAGCATCGTTTTCCTGGCTCAGGGTTAATGAGTTTATTGTTGAGCCTCATTTTGAATATTGGCCAGAGTTAAGCTCCTCCCCTAAAAATAGTTACATCAGGGGTTACTGGCAAAGCGACAAATATTTTCTGGATGTTGCGAATGAATTGCGTGCGGATTTTGCTTTTAAGAACCCAATGACATCAGTAAATCTTGAATTGGCCAAGAAGATTGAAGGTGAAAATTCAGTGAGCCTGCATATTAGGCGCGGAGACTATGTTCAAAACCCAAAAGCAAACGCTGTGCATGGTACATGTACTTTGAACTATTACTCTGAAGCGATACGGCTGATGATGGACGAAGTGGGTAAACCACATATTTTTATATTTTCCGATGAGATTGATTTGGTAAGGAAAAATTTGAGTATTCCAACCCCCCATACTTTTGTATACCAAAATATTGGCGCTGATAGTGACCGGGATATGCAGTTGATGAGCATATGCAAACACAACATCATTGCAAATAGCTCCTTTAGTTGGTGTGGTACTTGGTTAAATGCTCATTCTAATAAAGTTGTAATATCACCAAAACAATGGTTTCACAATGGAAATGATATTAAAGATTTAATACCGTCGCAGTGGAGAAGTATCTAG
- the folE gene encoding GTP cyclohydrolase I, whose protein sequence is MASKKPVVTKKTITVKKLPAKTAAKKVTAFKKESAKDESGLPLSVVIRRRIEAQKARFHANDNISAFIKPGELDGLVDEVAEKMQVVLESLVIDTENDHNTKNTSRRVAKMYVQEVFNGRYVEQPTLTKFPNVSRLNELMIIGPITVRSVCSHHLCPIMGRIWIGVLPSKESALIGLSKYSRLTEWVMGRPQIQEEAVVELADMLEKKIKPIGVAVVMDADHFCMQWRGVKDRDSKMINSVMRGVFLKDSNLRREFLALIDRK, encoded by the coding sequence ATGGCATCTAAAAAACCAGTGGTAACAAAAAAGACGATAACAGTAAAAAAACTGCCAGCTAAGACGGCAGCTAAAAAAGTAACTGCCTTCAAAAAAGAATCCGCAAAAGATGAGTCTGGACTGCCGTTGTCGGTAGTGATTCGTCGCCGTATTGAGGCACAAAAGGCCCGCTTTCATGCAAATGACAATATTTCCGCATTTATTAAACCTGGTGAACTCGATGGCTTAGTGGATGAGGTGGCGGAAAAGATGCAGGTGGTATTAGAAAGTCTCGTCATCGATACTGAAAATGATCACAACACCAAAAATACTAGCCGTCGCGTAGCAAAGATGTATGTGCAAGAGGTCTTTAATGGGCGCTATGTAGAACAACCCACCTTAACTAAATTTCCTAATGTCAGCCGTCTAAATGAGCTCATGATTATTGGGCCAATTACTGTGCGCAGCGTCTGTTCACACCACTTGTGCCCTATCATGGGCCGCATTTGGATTGGCGTATTGCCAAGTAAAGAGTCTGCCCTGATTGGCCTATCCAAATACTCTCGCCTTACTGAGTGGGTGATGGGTCGACCACAAATTCAGGAAGAGGCTGTAGTGGAATTGGCGGACATGCTTGAGAAAAAGATTAAGCCGATTGGTGTGGCGGTAGTTATGGATGCTGATCACTTCTGTATGCAATGGCGCGGTGTAAAAGACCGAGACTCAAAGATGATTAATAGCGTTATGCGTGGAGTCTTTCTAAAAGACTCTAACTTACGTCGTGAGTTTTTGGCTTTGATTGATCGTAAGTAA
- a CDS encoding carbamoyltransferase C-terminal domain-containing protein, whose translation MAITFESTPLAREHLSAAVHPRDFTMRPQAVLKDWNPGCYKVIESFSKKTGIAGILNTSFNLHGEPNVSTPEDAIRERCGSLGWIGCLLITFSFIRFDDDLGWNDWKFDCSVDKKQ comes from the coding sequence ATGGCTATCACGTTTGAATCAACACCATTAGCTAGAGAGCATTTATCGGCTGCGGTTCACCCTCGAGACTTTACAATGCGGCCACAAGCGGTGCTGAAAGATTGGAATCCGGGGTGCTACAAGGTAATTGAGTCTTTTTCTAAAAAGACTGGTATTGCTGGCATTCTAAATACTTCATTTAATTTGCATGGCGAGCCAAATGTAAGTACTCCAGAAGATGCTATAAGAGAACGTTGCGGGAGTCTGGGTTGGATTGGTTGCTTGTTAATAACATTCTCTTTCATAAGGTTTGACGATGACCTCGGCTGGAATGATTGGAAGTTTGATTGCTCCGTGGATAAAAAACAATGA